One Glycine soja cultivar W05 chromosome 7, ASM419377v2, whole genome shotgun sequence genomic window, GGTTTTGGTTTTCAAAAGTTCGATTATGGGCTATTTGTGTTTCAGGGTGAAGGCTTCGGATGAGTCAAGCAAGGACATAGTCACATATCGAGTATAAATCAGGAATGGGTTTCTTTATCAACTTATTATAAATCTCAGTAGCAAACTATTTtcatcttcttattttttttattcatctcATCATAGGAACAACACtcaagaaaaataaagtgaatACTAACATGAACAGAGAATGTGGAGTATGAAGCATTTACATCATGCTCAAAGCAAGCTATAAGTTCAAATAAAGCCCAAAGCAAAATTGTGGGTTTAGTGTGTTACCTGCTCTgagtatatatttcttttgttcttttattcTTACTATCACACTAATATGAAAAACTTTTGATTATTGTATTGCAATTATTTTAATGCATAATATTTCTAATTGCAATTGTCTTCCCTTTGTTTTGTATTGCAAATATGCATTTTGGCCAGTGATTATTGCCATCCTGAAGACCAATGGAATTTAGTAAGTTTCAATAACTTAAGTAGTTATGTTTTCCTTTTCAATGTTATCAACTTTGATgtataataagttttattttaggatACAGAGAAGGATTTTGCAATTATTCATGTCAAGGTATATGTGGCAAGTTTGTATCTAGATCAATCTATCGACCGTGAATTGAATGCATTGGGAAAGGGCAATCAAAAGATGCTGCTATTCAAAGGGAATTCTACCTTGTTTAACaccatttttaatgtaatagctttatattcatttatttctttctacaatcctctcaaagagtcatAATCACAGTGAGTAATTTGATAAACATATATGCCTTCAAATGATTACAACTTCTTTTGAGAAAGAAACTTTCATAATTTTGACTTGGTTGAAACCCTCTTGATTGCCTGTAAgtctattttcatattttttttattgagatttttacttcagaaaattgattttgttagtTGAAGTCGTACGTAACTTACTCTAATTTCCCGATGTTCAATCTGATTTACTAGATTCCTTAGCTTTTCCGTTTGGTAAAAATACTAGACAAAATGCCTAATGGCTTACTTAAGGTTGGGTTAATTAGATTATAGAATTTTCTGCAGTGGAGAGTAATTTGATTTTCTGAATTAATCTAACTAATAACTTGTATATATATACTCTAGTTTTACTCTAGAGTCTGATTTGTTCCAGAAACTTTTATTCTAGAAATGAGTCTTATTACAGTTATCAGTAGTTGTTCTATGTTATGAAATGAGTTATTTTCTGATATAATTCCTTAATTTGCTTACTTTTATGCATAAATTGGACTGGCTATTGTGTTATGAAACTGGACCTGGTATTACCCATCCATCAAAATTGATTGATACATCTTGTTAGCTAGACTCAAAATCATGGGCAGCTCTGGGATGGTTCACAAACCTTCGTGACTGTCGACTTCTTCGTCTATTCTTATTTCTAAATGAAGCACATTTTAGCTTTATTTTCATTAAGATaggaatagaaaataaaaactatggTTGGATAGAGACTAAAGATGAAAAGAAGCCGTTTGAATAAACTTCTCAATGAAGacttataagaaaagaaaataaaatgaatcaagctccaatcataaattaaaattaacttatgtactTCAACCATTTTATGGATTCTCTTATCTTCTTAATAACttaaagagaagtttgatttattttatttctttgaattatttttatttcttcgcTAGTAAGTGTATATATTTAATCTTTCATGGATTcccatttttgttattttatcaaattttatcactTGAATCTTAATTTTGTTCCCTTTTGTGGTCTAGGATTGTGGTCTAATTGtcctttttcttgatcttgaggATCAGATGACAACCCTTAGGGTGGAGGTACAATAATATCTTTTaccttgtttaatttttaatttattttatcttcatgGCGATGAAATTGGCACAAAATATAGTTTTCAATCCATATATATTCTATACTGCTCGTAGATCTATAGATGTGCTCGTAGATCTATAGATGTGTGAATTCTTAATGGGATcttgaattgaaaataataataagtaatatgTATGTTtgatataacaaaataatattctacATCAGTTTTACTTATAATCGATGTAAAGAAATTCAACTTACTACATTAGTTTTGAACTAAAATATATGGATGTAGTACATTCACTTTTTAGATTAGTTCTAATAAGAATCAATGTCAACAATTAAGTAAATTTATAGTTTGTGTTTAATCTACATCGGTTTAGCCTATGTACTTTCTTGTTCATATTATTGAAGCCCAATGACACTTTAGAGTCCTCAGGATTTTTATTCAAGATGATGATAGGCTTAGTGTGAACATTACACTGTTATTGACTGTTACTCTATCCCTTTTAAATTTACTTTGGCAAGGGGTGCATGGTCTTCAATGGATTAATTTGCATTGAATTTTATGCAAGTACTATCCCTTATATACCAAGATAGGGGAACTTTGGAACCATTTATGTTCTGTTGGATCTAATATTACTTGCCCATGGCTACTTATGGTGAATTTTAATGACATTATCCTTCTGAGAGACCTAAGTGTGGTAGTTTTTCATTTCAGAAGGAATGAAATTGGTCAAGGTGTTATGGATGAATGATGTCTAGTCGACCTAAATACAATAGAAGCCATATTTACTTGACGAGTAAATAGGCATTTTGGTCCCTGTCTTTGTAgccattttgcatattagtcctcatctttttgaaatgtaaaaaataatcctTATCTTtgcataaattttgaaaaatagtccttccattaaattttaaagtaacactGGCAGTGAGATGCATTGTTGGCAATTTGAGTGCCACGtggactatccaacgtggcactaCCCGACACTATTTCAGAACCcaacaaaataaaaggaaagagagagagagagagagttggaAAAAGAACCTTGTAAGTTTCCTCGTAGACAGGGAGATAGCGCAACTCGTTTGTGGACTCACCCCAGGCTTCGATCATCATGAGGGCCTTGTTGCGGTTGTTGACGACGGCCTAAGGGTCATCGATGAACCTAACCATCTCGTTGAGGACACGCTCGGCGGTGACTTTGGAGAAGGCCTTCTCGCAGTTCTTGACAAGGGTTTCGAGGAGGACAAGGGCGAGGTACTGAACCCTAGGGCTCTTGAGGATGATCCTCTTCTTGATTCCGCGGATGAGTTTGATGCTACTGAGCTTGTCGGCATTGATGAGATCGCAGAGATTGAGATTTAGGGCCCATCAGATTTTCAGACGCTCTCCTAGGGCACTCTCTTTCTCCATCAGATTCTCAGTCATCTTCTCTGATCTCCAtctttctttatgcaaatcCTAAACGAAAATAGCTTCAGAGGTTTCCTAAACAACGCACCAGGAATGTTCCTCTCCCCGCCTGTTTTGTTCTCAACCCCTACTTATCTTTCTCTACAAATCCAAGTTCTCAACCTCGATTGTTCCACACGTTCCTCTCCCTACCTGTTTTGTTCTCAACCCCCTCATATATCTATGTAAAGTGGAAAAGatttgtttattgaataaattgATAGGATTCTTTGggtgtataaattattatacaatgAAGGTTCAATTTGAAGGAAGGAAAGAGttgtggaattttttttatccagtGTCCTTTTAGTGGTCAATAATTCAATATGAAGCTTCTGTTTCAGTATCTTTTTTCCCCTTCACTTTGATATGCTTTTTATTTGATCAATCATAATGACTTGCGCTATGTTATAAGATTGCAAAGATTTGCTTTATGATGATTTGATTGTGATGGGTTGTAAGGAAGATTAAGGGGTGCCTAGTTAATTGTGGAAGGTTTTATAcatgttaaaattcaaattttgtttcactttaattCTTATGCACTAAAACAATCAGGAATCTTATGATAacctaaaaaaagaaataaaggtgTAAAAAAAGCAaccaaaaatcataataaatataaattcccAAACAATGCGGATTTGTTCTCAACCCCCCACTTCTCTTTCTCTGCGGGTCGCCTTCAAGCTGAAGTGAACCTGCTGCGGAAGAGGAAAAATCTTGGGTTATATTACGGGTATAGCCACTGGGTTGAGAGTGAGAACTGAGAAGTGAGAAGAAGGGTGGAGGCACAGGTTGCTTTGCTTTTGTCGAGTTCTAAAACAGTGTCGGGtagtgccacgttggatagCCCACATGACACTAAAATGGCCAACAATGCACCTCACTAACagtgttactttaaaatttaacggaaggactattttgcaaaacttatgcaaagataaggactattttttacatttaaaaagatagggactaatatgcaaaatggcTACAAAGACAAGGACTAAAATGCCTATTTACTCTTTACTTGAcacacactactagaaaaagctCTTTTTACGTCGTTGTATCTACGTCGGTTTAAGAAGaaacaatgtaaaataaatgCGGTGGCATTTTCGTAAATAATGGAAAGTGTTTTACATCGGTCTTTAAGAGACCGTGTTTAAAATTAGGCCATCTACGCCGTTGAAGGGCACAAAAACCTAAGAGGCAGGcatcttttttcctttctctttctagCCATTCATTCACCCTAATTTAAATCCACTaacacaattttcttttctatctctctcctctcttcagTTCTTCGCAATCCTCTCCATGGCCTGCCGCTAGGGTTTTCAGTTGTGGTTCTTGTTTGCGAGATAGAAGCGTAAGCAGCGGCTACCCTAACCTCGTCCTCCTCTCTACTAAATTCAGGTATAGTCACGACTAGTTCAATCTTTTCATTGAAAGTCTTGTTCTTTCTACTGCTCCACCATTGGTTAGATATCTCTCTTAATCATCGAAGGGTTTCAACACTCTGCTTTGCTCTGCATTTGTTCCATTccattcctctttttttttttattctcgctTTCTGTAATTGTATCTGTTCAATTGTTCTTGAAGCTATGGCCGACGAAGCTGTGGTTGTTCTAGATGACATTTACCCTTTGCTGAAGTTGAATATGGCGGCGAGGAACGCTGAGAAGCAGATCCCGCCAGAGCCGCACTGGGTGTTCTGCTACACAATGCTCCATAAGGTTTCTTGAAGTTTCACCCTCGTCATTCACCAACTCGGCACCGAGCTTCGTAACGCCGTTAGTACCTAGCATTTCCCGTTCTGCCTACACCGTTCTGCTGGTTATTGTGCCTATtgtctttgaaagatttatgTTTAAACCTTAAAATTATTCTATTGAGCAACTATTCttttcttgagaaattaaaaggCTATTTATattgttgtacttttttttcctttggacAGAGGATGATAGTAGCATAGAAACAGATGTCAAGGTGCCAATACTGATAGCCTTTCACCGTCATATTTATCATCATGATTGGCACTTTTCATGTGAGTGTgtcattctttttttcttttctttttttaaataatttcttgCCAAGATAAtaagattcaatacaatttGAATAAACTTCTTCGAGAGGGAGCGTGAAGTGCTTTAATGTTGATATtgtttttccattttatttattgtggtTTTTGAATGTGTGAAGGGGTATGTTCCCAGTTGAGCAAGGGGATCTTCACAAGCGCTGGAAGTTGGTTAATATGAAGTTGAGAAATTTTCACAAGTGTGTTGTGCTTCCCATTGGCAGCTTGTCTAGTGGGCTTTGTAGGCATCGGACTATTCTTTTTAAGGTGAAGTGTTCATGTTTTTCCTGAATTTATTTGTGGTATCTATTATCAAAGAACATTTTAGTTGAGTTACTTGAGTAAGAATATTGTTGAGCTGAGTAATTATATTGCCGAGTGTGCTTGGGTGTATGAAGAGGCTGCATTAGTGTTGCTTGGGGTTGTTTTGGACTGAGTTGGATGCATTAATGTGTCTTGATAACCTTGTTACATATTAGTTATTATTTACTCTTTACTTGGGTTTTATGAACGTAGAGATTGGCAGATTATATTGGATTGCCCTGTCGCATAGCTCGAGGTTGCAAGTATTGTGTTGCAGATCATAGATCTTCTTGCCTAGTCAAAATTAAAGATGACAAACAACTCTCAAGGGTGTTTCAGGTgtgtagaaattaaattaaatgcagaaattaaattatttaactatatGGTATTTCAGGAAGAAGTGAAAGAATAATCGCTgtgtaatttaaaaattcaaatgttgTAGAGGTGTTTCTTTTCTACTGTACAACTCTTATCTCTTGATTGGATCAGGTAAAAGTAAAACACTTCATACTAATTATACACAATAAAGTTCTAAATCATTTGAGTGTTAAGGATTCatttatatatagaaaagttTCTTCAGTCATGGTAGGTGGAGTCAAATATGGCTTACTGAcattataatttctttataCTGACAATAGATCAAAATTAAGTAGTTTTGACTATACATTTATAACttatacttaattttaatttattgcttGCTGTAGTTTTTGAATTTCCCTTTAGGACTCTATATATACTCTAGTTGTTTGCCATGTGTAGGAGTATCTCTAGATATACTCTAGCTTTTTGAATTTTACCCTTTACTGAGACATTCTTCTTAACTAGattgtatttttagtttaatttttatatattattaattattaatgggaAGTTTTTCTCTCGATAATAATGGGAAGATTTTTATATTGGATCACTAAATAAATGGGAATTATTTTGTATCTATGGcagtttttaaataatagtgatttattattgttgtaaaaaatagtggtttattcaaacaaacaattaaaaatcaataaatttaacataaaatagaTCCTTAGTTTGTGTACTGATTGATTGGTATTGTTATCATGTTATGGACATTTAAAAAACACTATTATTAGGTATTAGTGTTACCGTGATATAGTCTGGATGTTTATAGCAGTAATTTAGGTGTGGAAACAAAGCTTAGAGTTATTGGGTTAATTTATAAAGAAATGCAAAAGTCTAGATATCTTATTCCTTTAAAATACCTCGAGttttctacttttatttttgaaaaaaaaattatagtaaatattaaatatctgTAAATTAAGAGATGCCCAATAATTTGTCAGCTATGAAACTACAAATTGGCTATGTCAAATggtcaaaatttaattatcgataaataaaacaattgacTTGACAgaatttatatttcaatttattgaATTGTGTTCTCCATGACTTGTAAATTGGCtttcatgataaatatttttatctatcaCATGAAAAAAGTTGCCACTTCTCTTTTTAAGGCATATGAgttctctttcattttctttacttttttttttttttacaggagaCACCAAGCAATTCGTTTAATTTAATGTTACCCACAATGAAATTTAaggtatattttcttttccttcactgtTACTCCCCTTTAGTA contains:
- the LOC114417830 gene encoding uncharacterized protein LOC114417830; this encodes MFPVEQGDLHKRWKLVNMKLRNFHKCVVLPIGSLSSGLCRHRTILFKRLADYIGLPCRIARGCKYCVADHRSSCLVKIKDDKQLSRVFQETPSNSFNLMLPTMKFKDPSMTILRKLLRKVEIIKSSRSGEPNFESHHVEANDLQSVVDQYFQIRDTSKPARHIETHFGVNKELTASLTKAWLEKMGIKYI